AGACATGGTGGCCTTAGCTCGCAGTCCCTATGTGGGGCGCTTTGGCCGTTTTCACCCCTCCGACCACGCTGCGGTGGATCAGGCCCTCACCGTAACGGGGATAAGCCATATTGCAGATCGGCCAGTTCAAAGCCTGTCTGGAGGCCAACGACAACTAGCTCACCTAGCCAGAGCAATTGCTCAGCGAACCCCGGTGATTCTGCTTGATGAGCCAGTCAGTGATTTAGATATCCGCCATCAGCTCCTGGTCATGTCCCTGTTGCGCCAGCTTGCCGACGACGGCAATACAGTGGTCGTGGTTCTACATGATTTAGCCTCCACAGCTCGATTCTGCGATGAAGTAATTCTGCTTCATCATGGAACCGTGGCGTGTCAGGGCCCTCCGGATCAGGTGCTGACAGAAGAAAAACTGGCTCAGTTTTACTCTGTTCGCGCCAGGGTCCGTCACGATCCTGATGTGGATTCAGTGATGATTACTCCCCTTGTCCCGCTTCCCCTAGACCAAAATAAGGAGAACTCGAATGAAGATACACTCCCGCCTAGCAGTGTGTAGCCTGGCATCTTTAACACTTCTTTTAGGAGCATGTAGCAGCTCCCCGGAACAGTCCGAAGATCATAGTGCCACCTCGGAAACTACCCGTTCCGCGTCTGCGGATTCAGCTAGTTTTCCCCGTGACATTCAGGTGGGAGACAATAGCGTTCACATTGAATCTGAACCTCAACGCATCGTCGTCGCCTCCACTGATGGAGCCTCCGTTCTCGCTGACCTTATTGAACCGGAACGCATTATCGCCACCCCGGATATTGGCGATAAAACCCCCTCTCAGGCCACGAAAATTACCGGATCAGCTCATGTTGACCCAGAACAATTGCTGTCTTTTAAACCTGATTTAGTGGTGTTGACGTCTCGGCATGGTCAGGAAAAAGATGCCTCTGAGTTGTTGAAGCAAGCAGGGGTACCGACGGTGAGCTTTGCTTCTTCCGCGTGGTCCAAGATTGATTCGATTGAAGACAATATCCGGATCCTCGGGCAGGCTACCGGGGCTGAGGAAAAAGC
This genomic interval from Corynebacterium poyangense contains the following:
- a CDS encoding ABC transporter ATP-binding protein, with protein sequence MSLTTTNLCVPGILPPPGISFHAPTGHVTGIIGPNGAGKSTLLAAINGRRPRSGGSVAINGHDIAHISAAERARLLALVPQDTSTGGELRVKDMVALARSPYVGRFGRFHPSDHAAVDQALTVTGISHIADRPVQSLSGGQRQLAHLARAIAQRTPVILLDEPVSDLDIRHQLLVMSLLRQLADDGNTVVVVLHDLASTARFCDEVILLHHGTVACQGPPDQVLTEEKLAQFYSVRARVRHDPDVDSVMITPLVPLPLDQNKENSNEDTLPPSSV
- a CDS encoding ABC transporter substrate-binding protein is translated as MKIHSRLAVCSLASLTLLLGACSSSPEQSEDHSATSETTRSASADSASFPRDIQVGDNSVHIESEPQRIVVASTDGASVLADLIEPERIIATPDIGDKTPSQATKITGSAHVDPEQLLSFKPDLVVLTSRHGQEKDASELLKQAGVPTVSFASSAWSKIDSIEDNIRILGQATGAEEKADEIIGQMEQKRNEVTSNLKRDHKPRVMILMARGGTKMLMPANTLLNGLVREAGGSAVIDEVGSQGVTPADPEVIAQLKPDVILISDHKQKAQAEFKELLENPALADVPAIKNKQVKYLPENTTGASSGSRCVEGLKTVAEDIGTL